The genomic stretch ACCCACCACGACATCAAGCCTGAGAACCTCCTGCTCACTACTCTTGACGACGAAGGCGTCGTGAAACTGATCGATTTTGGGATCGCTCACGCTGCGGACATGGCCCCAATGACGCAGGCTGGCGCTCAGTGGGGCACGCCGTACTACATGCCGCCCGAGCAGTGGCAAGGAGAGCGTGGCGACACGCGCTCTGACGTCTACTCACTGGGTGTGGTGATTTACCAGATGCTTACGGGGCAGGTGCCCTTCAGTTCGACCGCGGCCAGCAGCATGGCCCAGAACAATGAGATAGCCCAGCAGCACATCGAGGTCGATCCAACTTCACTTCGGTCCATACGTGAGGATGTCCCAGAGGCGCTTGAATCGATTGTCCTAAAGTGCATGGCCAAGTCTCCGGGTGACCGGTACCAGACACCCGGAGAGCTCGCAGAGGAACTGGCTGGGATTCTTGGAGTCGCACCGACGCCAAGCGTGTCCCTGCCGGTCTCGCGTCCCCCTTCGCGTCCATCCGCCGATGAGAAACGGGGCCTACGGTTTCCACTGCCTCTGATCGCAGCAGGCGGGTTCGGAGCGGTGATCCTTGTTGTACTGGTAGCGTTGCTGATAGCAGCACCGGATGATGGCCCTGGAGAAAATGGACCGGGACGTCCTCCTCCGGCTGCTCGAACTTCGGATGATTCATCCGTGCCAGGTCGCTCACCGTCGAGCGGGGCTGCAGCGGGCCCGGTTGGGGATCTGTTGGACCGCTCGGATCCCACTCCCACTCCCACGCCTGAGCCGTCTCCTACAGAGGTTAAGGACATCTCGGTCGCTGTGGAAGAGGCTGTGGCTAAGGCGTTGGCGACGGCTATACCGCCGACGCCGACATCCCCCCCAGTTACACCGACACCTACGAACACGCCATCGCCGACACCTACGAACACGCCATCGCCGACACCTACCCACACACCATCGCCGACTCCTACGAACACGCCATCGCCGACACCTACCCACACACCATTGCCGACTCCTACCTATACACGAAGTCCCACCCCAACTAATACGCCTTTGCCGACTCCTACCTTTACACCGAGACCCACTCCAACTAGTACGCCTGTTCCGGCACTTCCGGCACTTCTTATCGAAGACGCCTGGATCTCCAACGCGGACCCAGCAATCTGGGAGGAGGTTAGAATTTCAGTTACCGTCAGCAATCAGGGGGAGGCCACAGCCGACGAATTTCACGTCGAATTGGTGGACAACGATACTGGGGAGCCCTTACGAGAGCGCGTCAAGGTGGTTGAACTCGCACCCGGTGAAACGAGGGACTTGAGCATGGTTTGGCGGGCTGAGGTCGAGCCGCGAACCCTGGGTCTAGACTTGGACTCCCCATACGCGGAGGACGAAGTCCATACATTGCCTTCATTCGAACCGTTTATACCGCCCTATGTTATCGAGCAAATCACCTGGCACCCCGAGCATCCGGCGATCGATGAAGACGTCACGTTCTGGGCCCATATCAAGAACACCAGCCCTCGTAGCTCGGAATACGACGCTGATGTCACTTTCTACCTGAATGGAGAGTATTACTCATCTACGATGCTGAACAGGAGGCTGAATCGCAATGCTGTCAGGACGATCAGGTCTGATGATTGGAGGGCCCAAATTGGTTCCTACGAGATCCTCGCCGTTCTCTACCCATCGGCATACCTGGACCACAGGGAGAATTCGTCGTGGGATGAGTACGACGAGAGATACGCCATTTCCGAATACGACGTGATCTATGATGCCACTAGGCTGCCTAACCTCGCGGTCACCAAGGTGGAGTTCCTAGAAAGGACAGTGCCAGATGCCGACGCTGTATATCTGGACCTGTTCGTCACAATCACAAATGAACTCGGAGACGGTGGAATTACTCCGTCTGTAGATGACAGGTTCTATATTCGAATTGAGTTCGTGGAAGGACCTCTCTGCCCAATATATCAAGGCAGAATTCCATGCTCAGAGGAAATCGAGATAGGTGGCCTGCGGGGCGGTTCGACGGTGACCAAGCAGGTGGAGGGTACAGTCCTAATTCAACTCCCCCCGAGAGGAAGTGTTCTCAAGTTCACGGCAATTGTGACGGTGGACCCGGACAACGTGATTGAGGAGTTAACAAAGAATGACAACCACAAGCCCAAGGTCCATCGTGTGACCAGGTGATACGTGGCCGACTCACAGTCAGAGACGATAGGTAAGTATCGTGTAATCAGGAACCTTGCATCAGGCAGTCAGGGAACGGTGTATCACGCACATGATCCTGAGCTCGACCGAGAGGTTGCTGTCAAGGTGCTGCATCCACACTTGGCTAATCCAGACGTGATCGCTCGGTTCCAGCGAGAAGCACAGATTGTTGCCTCCATTAGTCACCCAAATATCGCGGGCATCACGGACATCGGGGAGCACGAGGGATCGCACTTCATCGCAATCGAGTATGTCCCCCACTCCATCAGAGAGCTGATAGACCGTGGTCCTTTGGACGTCACGCGAGCCGTCACGATCACCCACCAGGCGGCACTTGCACTGGAGGCTGCGCGCACAAGCAGCCGTGGAATCACGCACCATGACATCAAGCCAGAGAACCTGCTACTTACGACACTTGGCGCCGGTGGTGCAGTAAAGCTCATCGACTTCGGAATAGCTCACGCTGCGGACATGGCTCCCTTGACCCATGTTGGTTCACAGTGGGGTACGCCGTTCTACATGCCACCAGAACAATGGATGGGAGAGAGAGGAGACACCCGATCAGACGTTTATTCTCTTGGTGTGGTACTTTACCAGATGCTATCTGGGCATCTGCCCTTCAACTCGACCGCGTCTAATAGTCTAGTACGTCAGAATGAGATCGCAAGGCAGCATATTCAGGTAAATGCCACATCATTACGCTATCTGCGGCAGGATGTTTCAATGACAGTGGTCGCGATAGTGGAAAGGTGCCTGGCGAAGCAACCGAGCGATCGCTTTCAGACCCCGGGAGAACTTGCAGACGCCCTGGCTGGTTCCATTGGCCTGGCTTCTGCCAAGTTAGCTCCGCATCCTGTCGTCCAGCCGGACTGGTTGAGATCGGGAGACGATACAGCCCATCGGCAAAGACGAGCGCCACTCATCGCTGTCGGTGGATTCGTGGCAATGATTGTGATCATATCCACTCTACTGATGGTGTGTCAGGCTGCGGCCCGTGAACCGCAGCCCTCTCCGTTGCCTGTGACTGAGAAATACTCGGGGGCCTCATTTGGAATTATTGACGTAGCCAAGACTTCCGCCCAGTTATACTCGGCCACTCATAGGAGTGAGCAAGCACATCCGTCTTCACAAAAGTCTCAAGGTAAGAGTATGCCAGTACACTCGTCACGGATGCTTACAGCTGGCGGTGAGCCCCGATCTAGACCTGATGGGTAACCCACCGATGAGTTTCAACTCAGCATTAATCACTGTGCGAAGCGCGTCTGCTCGTGATATGGACCCATCAGTTTCGACGATAGGGTCACAGCCGATGACGCTCCAATAAACCGTTTCCCGGAATGTATTCCATATCAAGTACCAGTCTCACGTATGCAAGCGAACATGTGACAGGAGTGTCACAGACTTCTGGACTTAGCTCTGGTAGTCATGTAGGCACGCACAATTCTACAGCATCGGAGTAGTTTTGCAGGATAAATGGAAGTTAGGTACACGCATTTCTAGTAATTCATCCTTGCATGTTGCGTGGGGATGGTCGATAAGAGTCAAATAACCCGGAACCCTCACGAAATGCATCAGAGAGCCAACTCAGTAAATCAGCGTAGCCGTGTCAAATTCACCGGATGTCCGAGATCGGGGGGCGCGCGAGCACTCAGGTCAAATGCACCGTAAATAGGGCATGTTCGATTAGGATCAGGTTCTTATGCTAACGCTTCCATATCTGTCAAGAGAAAGCGAGCTGCACGTTACATCGCTACTAGCAAACAGCTCTAAGTTGGCCCACAGCTTTCTGGTCGGTCCTGCCCTGGTTGTTATGGCGCTTCTGTCGTTGATTACCGTGGGCTGCTTTATCGGGCCACAACCGGAAGTAATAAGAACTGTGGTGGAGAAGGAAGTGGAGGTACCAGTCGAAGTTATCGTTGAAAAGGAAGTGGAGGTGCCAGTCGAAATAATCGTAGAGAAAGAAGTAATCAGGGAAGTAGCGGTGCCGGTTGAGGTCCCTGTGGAAGTCATTGTCGAGAAGGAGGTAGTCAAGGAGGTAGAGGTGCCGGTTGAGGTTGTCAAGGAGGTTGTTGTCGAGAAGGAAGTAATCAAGGAGGTAGTGGTGGAAGTGCCAGTTGATGAGCCTTCAGAACCCTCCGTTCCTCAGGTTGTACGCTTGGTTGGTCTTGTGCCGTCTCCTGGCACAGTCATTCTA from Dehalococcoidia bacterium encodes the following:
- a CDS encoding protein kinase; this translates as MTDSTEEVIGRYQVLENLASGSQGTVYHAYDPELEREVALKVLHPHLTTEDIVARFQREARIVASINHPNIAGITDIGEHEGAHFIAIEYVPHTARELIDQGPLDITRAVTVGYQAALALEAARTSRRGITHHDIKPENLLLTTLDDEGVVKLIDFGIAHAADMAPMTQAGAQWGTPYYMPPEQWQGERGDTRSDVYSLGVVIYQMLTGQVPFSSTAASSMAQNNEIAQQHIEVDPTSLRSIREDVPEALESIVLKCMAKSPGDRYQTPGELAEELAGILGVAPTPSVSLPVSRPPSRPSADEKRGLRFPLPLIAAGGFGAVILVVLVALLIAAPDDGPGENGPGRPPPAARTSDDSSVPGRSPSSGAAAGPVGDLLDRSDPTPTPTPEPSPTEVKDISVAVEEAVAKALATAIPPTPTSPPVTPTPTNTPSPTPTNTPSPTPTHTPSPTPTNTPSPTPTHTPLPTPTYTRSPTPTNTPLPTPTFTPRPTPTSTPVPALPALLIEDAWISNADPAIWEEVRISVTVSNQGEATADEFHVELVDNDTGEPLRERVKVVELAPGETRDLSMVWRAEVEPRTLGLDLDSPYAEDEVHTLPSFEPFIPPYVIEQITWHPEHPAIDEDVTFWAHIKNTSPRSSEYDADVTFYLNGEYYSSTMLNRRLNRNAVRTIRSDDWRAQIGSYEILAVLYPSAYLDHRENSSWDEYDERYAISEYDVIYDATRLPNLAVTKVEFLERTVPDADAVYLDLFVTITNELGDGGITPSVDDRFYIRIEFVEGPLCPIYQGRIPCSEEIEIGGLRGGSTVTKQVEGTVLIQLPPRGSVLKFTAIVTVDPDNVIEELTKNDNHKPKVHRVTR
- a CDS encoding serine/threonine protein kinase; amino-acid sequence: MADSQSETIGKYRVIRNLASGSQGTVYHAHDPELDREVAVKVLHPHLANPDVIARFQREAQIVASISHPNIAGITDIGEHEGSHFIAIEYVPHSIRELIDRGPLDVTRAVTITHQAALALEAARTSSRGITHHDIKPENLLLTTLGAGGAVKLIDFGIAHAADMAPLTHVGSQWGTPFYMPPEQWMGERGDTRSDVYSLGVVLYQMLSGHLPFNSTASNSLVRQNEIARQHIQVNATSLRYLRQDVSMTVVAIVERCLAKQPSDRFQTPGELADALAGSIGLASAKLAPHPVVQPDWLRSGDDTAHRQRRAPLIAVGGFVAMIVIISTLLMVCQAAAREPQPSPLPVTEKYSGASFGIIDVAKTSAQLYSATHRSEQAHPSSQKSQGKSMPVHSSRMLTAGGEPRSRPDG